One genomic region from Conexibacter woesei DSM 14684 encodes:
- a CDS encoding cystathionine beta-synthase, translating into MSASRTSTQPAIADSILDAIGGTPLVRLGRYGAGLTPQLVAKVESLNPGGSIKDRVAVKLIEAAERDGSLQPGGTIVEPTSGNTGTGLAIAARIKGYRVIAVMPDKMSREKIDLLRAYGAEVVVAPTDVAPDSPRSYYRVADRLTEEIPGAFQPNQYFNMANPAAHEASTGPEIWEQSGGRITHLVAGVGTGGTITGTARYLRRMNPDIEVVGADPEGSIYSGGEAAVRPYLVEGVGEDFWPETFDPSVVDRYVTVSDRDSFLAARRLAHVEGILAGGSSGTALHAAFEVAKGIDDPQAMVVVVLPDGGRSYLSKVFNDSWMTEHGFLERSSGQRVGDVLRAKHDSSLPPLVTVHTHQRVQDAVSLLHEHGVSQLPVVSAHDPSAIVGSVGERGLLAHAVSDPTLLSAEIVDVMEPPLPAVGATDPVRDAVALLTGERQALLVAQDGVPKGILTRTDLLEALAR; encoded by the coding sequence ATGAGCGCTTCCCGTACCAGCACACAGCCCGCCATCGCCGATTCGATCCTCGACGCGATCGGCGGCACGCCGCTGGTGCGCCTCGGGCGCTACGGAGCCGGGCTCACGCCCCAGCTCGTCGCGAAGGTCGAGTCGCTCAACCCCGGCGGCTCGATCAAGGACCGCGTCGCGGTCAAGCTGATCGAGGCCGCCGAGCGCGACGGCAGCCTTCAGCCCGGCGGCACGATCGTCGAGCCGACCTCGGGCAACACCGGCACCGGTCTCGCGATCGCGGCCCGCATCAAGGGCTACCGCGTGATCGCGGTGATGCCGGACAAGATGTCGCGCGAGAAGATCGACCTGCTGCGCGCCTACGGCGCCGAGGTCGTCGTCGCGCCGACCGACGTCGCCCCCGACTCGCCGCGCTCGTACTACCGCGTCGCCGACCGCCTCACCGAGGAGATCCCCGGCGCCTTCCAGCCCAACCAGTACTTCAACATGGCCAACCCGGCCGCCCACGAGGCGTCGACGGGCCCCGAGATCTGGGAGCAGAGCGGCGGGCGGATCACGCACCTCGTCGCGGGCGTCGGCACCGGCGGCACGATCACCGGCACCGCGCGCTACCTGCGCCGCATGAACCCGGACATCGAGGTCGTCGGCGCCGATCCGGAGGGCTCGATCTACTCCGGCGGCGAGGCGGCCGTGCGGCCGTACCTGGTCGAGGGCGTCGGCGAGGACTTCTGGCCGGAGACGTTCGACCCGAGCGTCGTCGACCGCTACGTCACGGTCAGCGACAGAGACTCGTTCCTCGCCGCGCGCCGGCTCGCGCACGTCGAGGGGATCCTCGCCGGCGGCTCCAGCGGCACCGCGCTGCACGCCGCGTTCGAGGTCGCGAAGGGGATCGACGACCCGCAGGCGATGGTCGTCGTCGTGTTGCCCGACGGCGGGCGCAGCTATCTCTCGAAGGTCTTCAACGACAGCTGGATGACCGAGCACGGCTTCCTCGAACGCAGCTCCGGCCAGCGCGTCGGCGACGTGCTGCGCGCCAAGCACGACAGCTCGCTGCCGCCGCTGGTGACCGTCCACACCCACCAGCGGGTGCAGGACGCGGTCTCGCTGCTGCACGAGCACGGCGTCTCGCAGCTGCCGGTCGTCTCCGCCCACGACCCGAGCGCGATCGTCGGCTCCGTCGGCGAGCGCGGCCTGCTCGCGCACGCGGTCTCGGACCCGACGCTGCTGTCCGCCGAGATCGTGGACGTGATGGAGCCGCCGCTGCCCGCGGTCGGCGCGACCGATCCGGTGCGCGACGCGGTCGCGCTGCTGACCGGCGAGCGCCAGGCGCTGCTCGTCGCCCAGGACGGCGTCCCGAAGGGGATCCTCACGCGCACGGACCTGCTCGAGGCGCTCGCCAGATGA
- a CDS encoding aminotransferase class I/II-fold pyridoxal phosphate-dependent enzyme, with product MTSFQTRAVHAGLEPDPTYGSVIPAIHQTSTYRQSAVGEFVGDYDYARSANPTRFALEQALGELEGGRAVAFSSGLAAAHALLVHVARTGDHVVLPADLYGGTFRLVDKVMTQWGLEYTLVDQTDLDALAAAIVPATKIVWVETPTNPLLNVVDVRGVVAHAAAAGPAPLVVVDNTFATPVNQRPLELGADAVVHSTTKYLGGHSDVVGGAVIARDDALYEGMRFVQNAVGSVPGPFDSFLVHRGLRTLPLRMKAHAESAAAVAEFLRATPGVSDVRWPGFSGMVSFRHADAIGIAQRTRLFTLAESLGGVESLIEVPQAMTHQSVEGSDAAVPADLVRLSCGIEAPADLVADLRAAIG from the coding sequence ATGACGTCGTTCCAGACGCGGGCCGTCCACGCCGGCCTGGAGCCCGACCCGACGTACGGGTCGGTCATCCCCGCGATCCACCAGACCTCGACGTACCGCCAGTCGGCCGTCGGCGAGTTCGTCGGCGACTACGACTACGCGCGCTCGGCCAACCCGACCCGCTTCGCGCTGGAGCAGGCGCTCGGCGAGCTGGAGGGCGGCAGAGCGGTCGCCTTCTCCTCCGGCCTCGCCGCCGCCCACGCGCTGCTGGTCCATGTCGCCAGAACGGGCGACCACGTCGTGCTGCCGGCCGACCTCTACGGCGGCACGTTCCGGCTCGTCGACAAGGTGATGACGCAGTGGGGGCTGGAGTACACCCTGGTCGACCAGACCGACCTCGACGCGCTCGCCGCCGCGATCGTGCCCGCGACGAAGATCGTCTGGGTCGAGACGCCGACCAACCCGCTGCTCAACGTCGTCGACGTGCGCGGCGTCGTCGCGCACGCGGCCGCGGCCGGCCCGGCGCCGCTCGTCGTCGTCGACAACACGTTCGCGACGCCCGTCAACCAGCGGCCGCTGGAGCTGGGCGCCGACGCCGTCGTCCACTCCACGACGAAGTACCTCGGCGGGCACTCCGACGTCGTCGGCGGCGCAGTGATCGCGAGAGACGACGCGCTCTACGAGGGGATGCGCTTCGTCCAGAACGCGGTCGGCTCGGTCCCCGGGCCGTTCGACTCGTTCCTCGTCCACCGTGGACTGCGCACGCTCCCGCTGCGGATGAAGGCGCACGCCGAATCCGCCGCGGCGGTCGCGGAGTTCCTGCGCGCGACCCCCGGCGTCAGCGATGTGCGCTGGCCCGGCTTCAGCGGGATGGTCTCCTTCCGCCACGCCGACGCGATCGGGATCGCGCAGCGGACGAGGCTGTTCACGCTCGCGGAGTCGCTCGGCGGCGTCGAGTCGCTGATCGAGGTCCCGCAGGCGATGACGCACCAGTCCGTCGAGGGCTCCGACGCCGCCGTCCCGGCCGACCTCGTGCGGCTCTCGTGCGGGATCGAGGCGCCCGCGGACCTCGTCGCCGACCTGCGCGCCGCGATCGGCTGA
- a CDS encoding MBL fold metallo-hydrolase translates to MVRITHIGGPTALIEVGGWRLLTDPTFDPAGGSYRFGWGTGSEKLTEPAIAADQLGEIDAVLLSHDHHEDNLDAAGRALLPACGTVLTTQAGARRLGGDGVRARGLAPWTSTTLERDGRTPIEVTATPCRHGPPLSHPIVGDVVGFALRWEGQQEGVLWISGDTVLYDGVREVARRLDVGTAVLHLGGVRFPISGPLRYTLNGEEAVELSRLVQPRTIVPIHYEGWKHFREGRADAETAFAAAPELAERVRWLELGVPADL, encoded by the coding sequence ATGGTCCGCATCACGCACATCGGCGGCCCGACCGCCCTCATCGAGGTCGGCGGCTGGCGGCTGCTGACCGACCCGACGTTCGATCCCGCCGGCGGCAGCTATCGCTTCGGCTGGGGCACTGGCTCCGAGAAGCTGACGGAGCCCGCGATCGCGGCCGACCAGCTCGGCGAGATCGACGCCGTGCTGCTCAGCCACGACCACCACGAGGACAACCTCGACGCCGCCGGCCGCGCGCTGCTGCCGGCCTGCGGCACGGTCCTCACGACGCAGGCCGGCGCGCGCCGGCTCGGCGGCGACGGCGTCCGTGCGCGCGGGCTGGCGCCGTGGACGAGCACGACGCTGGAGCGCGACGGCCGCACGCCGATCGAGGTGACCGCCACCCCCTGCCGGCACGGCCCGCCGCTCAGCCACCCGATCGTCGGCGACGTCGTCGGGTTCGCGCTGAGATGGGAGGGACAGCAGGAGGGCGTGCTGTGGATCTCCGGCGACACGGTCCTCTACGACGGCGTCCGCGAGGTCGCCAGACGGCTCGACGTCGGCACCGCCGTGCTCCACCTCGGCGGCGTGCGCTTCCCCATCAGCGGCCCGCTGCGCTACACGCTCAACGGCGAGGAAGCCGTCGAGCTGAGCCGGCTCGTGCAGCCGCGGACGATCGTCCCGATCCACTACGAGGGTTGGAAGCACTTCCGCGAGGGCCGCGCCGACGCCGAGACGGCGTTCGCGGCCGCGCCCGAGCTGGCCGAGCGCGTCCGCTGGCTGGAGCTCGGCGTGCCGGCCGACCTCTGA
- a CDS encoding NADP-dependent isocitrate dehydrogenase, with the protein MAKIKVKNPVVELDGDEMTRIIWQFIKDQLILPYVDVDLKYYDLGIESRDATDDQITVDAANAIKQYGVGVKCATITPDEGRVEEFGLKEMYRSPNGTIRNILGGVVFREPIVISNIPRLVPGWTKPIVIGRHAFGDQYRATDTLIPGEGTLTLTYTPKNGGEPVELNVYDFKSSGIAMAMYNVDDSIRDFARASMRYGLDRGFPVYLSTKNTIMKKYDGRFKDLFQEVFDAEFKADFDAAGITYEHRLIDDMVAAAMKWEGGYVWACKNYDGDVQSDTVAQGFGSLGLMTSVLTTPDGKTVEAEAAHGTVTRHYRQHQQGKPTSTNPIASIFAWTRGLAARGRMDDTPEVTEFAQTLERVCVETVESGKMTKDLALLVGPDQPFLTTQEFLAAIDENLQAAMK; encoded by the coding sequence ATGGCGAAGATCAAGGTGAAGAACCCCGTCGTCGAGCTCGACGGCGACGAGATGACGCGGATCATCTGGCAGTTCATCAAGGACCAGCTGATCCTCCCCTACGTCGACGTCGACCTGAAGTACTACGACCTCGGCATCGAGAGCCGCGACGCGACCGACGACCAGATCACGGTCGACGCGGCCAACGCGATCAAGCAGTACGGCGTCGGCGTCAAGTGCGCGACGATCACGCCCGACGAGGGGCGCGTCGAGGAGTTCGGCCTGAAGGAGATGTACCGCTCGCCGAATGGCACGATCCGCAACATCCTCGGCGGCGTCGTCTTCCGCGAGCCGATCGTGATCTCCAACATCCCGCGCCTCGTGCCAGGCTGGACGAAGCCGATCGTGATCGGCCGCCACGCCTTCGGCGACCAGTACCGCGCGACCGACACGCTGATCCCGGGTGAGGGCACGCTGACGCTGACCTACACGCCCAAGAACGGCGGCGAGCCCGTCGAGCTGAACGTCTACGACTTCAAGAGCAGCGGCATCGCGATGGCGATGTACAACGTCGACGACTCGATCCGCGACTTCGCGCGCGCCTCGATGCGCTACGGCCTCGATCGCGGCTTCCCGGTCTACCTGTCGACCAAGAACACGATCATGAAGAAGTACGACGGGCGCTTCAAGGACCTCTTCCAGGAGGTCTTCGACGCCGAGTTCAAGGCCGACTTCGACGCCGCCGGCATCACCTACGAGCACCGCCTGATCGACGACATGGTCGCCGCGGCGATGAAGTGGGAGGGCGGCTACGTCTGGGCGTGCAAGAACTACGACGGCGACGTCCAGTCGGACACCGTCGCGCAGGGCTTCGGCTCCCTGGGCCTGATGACCTCCGTGCTGACGACGCCGGACGGCAAGACCGTCGAGGCCGAGGCCGCCCACGGCACCGTCACGCGCCACTACCGGCAGCACCAGCAGGGCAAGCCGACGTCGACCAATCCGATCGCGTCGATCTTCGCCTGGACGCGCGGCCTCGCCGCCCGTGGCCGCATGGACGACACGCCCGAGGTGACCGAGTTCGCGCAGACGCTCGAGCGCGTCTGCGTCGAGACGGTCGAGAGCGGCAAGATGACGAAGGACCTGGCGCTGCTCGTCGGCCCCGACCAGCCGTTCCTCACCACCCAGGAGTTCCTCGCCGCGATCGACGAGAACCTCCAGGCGGCGATGAAGTAA
- a CDS encoding siderophore-interacting protein has product MGRMSTTPKPPRRPRLTYVEEVEQLTPGMVRIVLGGPGLEDFPADQFTDHYVKLQIPPAGASYAAPFDPEEVKATLPREQWPRVRTYSVRAWDAGQRRLTIDFVVHGDRGVAGPWAAAAQVGDTLQLVGPGGDYAPDPGADWHLMVGDAAVIPAIAASLERVPAGAPVHVVIQVDGPEERQQLRTDADLRLTWVHDEEALLSAVRELEFPAGAVHAFVHGEAGAVREVRRHLLADRGVPREALSVSGYWKRTLADEDWRAVKRDWNAQVEQDVA; this is encoded by the coding sequence ATGGGGCGCATGTCGACGACGCCCAAGCCCCCACGCCGCCCCCGTCTGACGTACGTCGAGGAGGTCGAGCAGCTGACGCCGGGCATGGTGCGGATCGTGCTCGGCGGCCCCGGTCTGGAGGACTTCCCCGCGGACCAGTTCACCGACCACTACGTGAAGCTGCAGATCCCGCCGGCCGGCGCCTCCTATGCGGCGCCGTTCGACCCCGAGGAGGTCAAGGCCACGCTGCCGCGCGAGCAGTGGCCGCGCGTGCGGACCTACAGCGTGCGCGCGTGGGACGCCGGGCAGCGCCGGCTGACGATCGACTTCGTCGTCCACGGCGACCGCGGCGTCGCCGGCCCGTGGGCCGCCGCTGCGCAGGTCGGCGACACGCTCCAGCTCGTCGGCCCCGGCGGCGACTACGCGCCCGATCCCGGCGCGGACTGGCACCTGATGGTCGGCGACGCGGCCGTGATCCCCGCGATCGCAGCATCCCTGGAGCGCGTCCCCGCCGGCGCGCCCGTGCACGTCGTGATCCAGGTCGACGGCCCCGAGGAGCGGCAGCAGCTGCGCACCGACGCCGACCTGCGGCTCACCTGGGTCCACGACGAGGAAGCGCTGCTGAGCGCGGTGCGCGAGCTGGAGTTCCCGGCCGGCGCCGTGCACGCGTTCGTCCACGGCGAGGCGGGCGCCGTGCGCGAGGTCCGCCGCCACCTGCTCGCCGACCGCGGCGTTCCCCGCGAGGCGCTCTCCGTCTCCGGCTACTGGAAGCGCACGCTCGCCGACGAGGACTGGCGCGCGGTCAAGCGCGACTGGAACGCGCAGGTCGAGCAGGACGTGGCCTGA
- a CDS encoding ABC transporter permease — protein sequence MRASDRARNWLLGIWSVAALLFLFIPVFLIVLFSFNDNKGRFNFTWQGFTLDHWKDPFRDPDLAKALVSSLEIAAITTAIAVALGTFLALALTRYRFRGHGAASFGVFLPMATPEVVLGASLLALFLVIGIDTGFWTIVIAHVMFTISYVVVTVRARLEGMDPFIEEAAQDLGAGVWTTFFKVTLPMIAPGVVAAAVLAAAISIDDYVVTSFNAGQTQTFPLFIFGATRQGVPPEVNVLGTMLLLGVLVLMGLNVLVQKGLSRRDRVRAEETPSAPEPAAALAG from the coding sequence ATGCGCGCGAGCGACCGTGCCCGCAACTGGCTGCTCGGCATCTGGTCGGTGGCCGCGCTGCTGTTCCTCTTCATCCCGGTCTTCCTGATCGTCCTGTTCTCGTTCAACGACAACAAGGGACGGTTCAACTTCACGTGGCAGGGCTTCACGCTCGACCACTGGAAGGACCCGTTCAGAGACCCCGACCTCGCGAAGGCGCTCGTCAGCTCGCTGGAGATCGCGGCGATCACGACGGCGATCGCGGTCGCGCTCGGCACCTTCCTCGCGCTCGCGCTGACGCGCTACCGCTTCCGCGGCCATGGCGCGGCGAGCTTCGGCGTCTTCCTGCCGATGGCGACGCCGGAGGTCGTGCTCGGCGCCTCGCTGCTGGCGCTGTTCCTCGTGATCGGGATCGACACGGGCTTCTGGACGATCGTGATCGCGCACGTGATGTTCACGATCTCCTACGTCGTCGTGACCGTCCGCGCGCGTCTTGAGGGGATGGACCCGTTCATCGAGGAGGCGGCGCAGGACCTCGGCGCCGGCGTCTGGACGACCTTCTTCAAGGTCACCCTCCCGATGATCGCGCCGGGCGTCGTCGCCGCGGCCGTGCTGGCTGCCGCGATCTCGATCGACGACTACGTCGTGACGAGCTTCAACGCCGGCCAGACGCAGACGTTCCCGCTCTTCATCTTCGGCGCCACGCGCCAGGGCGTGCCGCCCGAGGTCAACGTGCTCGGCACGATGCTGCTGCTCGGCGTGCTGGTGCTGATGGGGCTCAACGTGCTCGTGCAGAAGGGGCTCTCGCGGCGCGACCGCGTGCGCGCCGAGGAGACGCCGTCGGCGCCCGAGCCGGCGGCCGCGCTCGCAGGCTGA
- a CDS encoding ABC transporter permease: protein MGLSLAHRRKLIPWMFALPGLLWLILFFVIPLANQASVSLMTGDPEAGYSLTWAFETYTNAIGDYKEQFLRSFLYAGAATVIDLIIAFPLAYFMAYKAGRWRNFMLLLVVLPFFMSYVLRTVSWQLILADNGWVVERLRDVGLVSEGGRVLATGPAVVAGIAYNFLPFMILPLYVALERIDRRFVEAATDLYASRLTAFRKVTLPLAIPGIFAGSLLVFIPATGDFINAALLGTSNQYMIGNVVQSKFLNVLDYPTAAALSFILMTVILLGIIVYSRLLGTRTLTEAAT from the coding sequence ATGGGCCTCTCGCTCGCCCACCGCCGCAAGCTGATCCCGTGGATGTTCGCGCTGCCCGGGCTGCTGTGGCTGATCCTCTTCTTCGTGATCCCGCTCGCCAACCAGGCGAGCGTCTCGCTGATGACCGGCGACCCCGAGGCCGGCTACTCGCTGACGTGGGCGTTCGAGACCTACACGAACGCGATCGGCGACTACAAGGAGCAGTTCCTGCGCTCCTTCCTCTACGCCGGCGCCGCGACCGTGATCGACCTGATCATCGCGTTCCCGCTCGCCTACTTCATGGCGTACAAGGCCGGCCGCTGGCGCAACTTCATGCTGCTGCTCGTCGTGCTCCCGTTCTTCATGTCCTACGTGCTGCGGACGGTCTCCTGGCAGCTGATCCTGGCCGACAACGGCTGGGTCGTCGAGCGGCTGCGCGACGTCGGGCTGGTGTCCGAGGGCGGCCGCGTGCTGGCGACCGGCCCCGCCGTCGTCGCCGGCATCGCCTACAACTTCCTGCCGTTCATGATCCTGCCGCTGTACGTGGCGCTGGAGCGGATCGACCGGCGCTTCGTGGAGGCCGCGACCGACCTCTACGCAAGCCGCCTGACGGCGTTCCGCAAGGTCACGCTGCCGCTCGCGATCCCGGGCATATTCGCCGGCTCGCTGCTCGTCTTCATCCCCGCCACCGGCGACTTCATCAACGCGGCGCTGCTCGGCACCTCGAACCAGTACATGATCGGCAACGTCGTGCAGTCGAAGTTCCTCAACGTGCTCGACTACCCGACGGCGGCGGCGCTCTCGTTCATTCTGATGACCGTGATCCTGCTCGGGATCATCGTCTACTCGCGCCTGCTCGGCACGAGAACCCTGACCGAGGCGGCGACCTGA
- a CDS encoding polyamine ABC transporter substrate-binding protein, translating into MSEEPDRAQVERAVERFFAEERLSRRRFLGRGASAVLMAGGLASVLSACGIDGTAARNLADLQREATTVRHPRTAIGDWTFSNWPLYVDKSILKRFDDEYGGHCKYVEEINDNNEFYGKVRQQLAQGVPIGRDIVTLTDYMASRWVRFGYVTPIDKGNVPNMRRLVPNLRSISYDPKRQFTLPWQSGAIGLGYDIEQTGGEISSVRDLFDPRWKGRVTMFSEPYDSAGTVLLGEGIDASRATLDQQLSAIERIGKANDAGQFRRFTGNDYTTDLTKGNIAIALAYSGDLVQLQSDNPNLRFAYPEEGAMLFTDNMMLPAHVEHAYAAETMMNYVYEPEVAAIICAYVNYISPVDGIKPLLERTNPDIAANELIFPPEDVRRKLYPYPTFSTQQEQTMYEAMAKVTGA; encoded by the coding sequence ATGTCTGAGGAGCCCGATCGCGCGCAGGTCGAGCGCGCGGTCGAGCGCTTCTTCGCCGAGGAGCGCCTCTCGCGCCGCCGCTTCCTCGGCCGCGGCGCGTCGGCCGTGCTGATGGCGGGCGGCCTCGCGAGCGTGCTCTCGGCGTGCGGCATCGACGGCACCGCGGCGAGAAACCTCGCCGACCTGCAGAGAGAGGCGACGACCGTCAGACACCCGAGAACGGCGATCGGCGACTGGACGTTCTCCAACTGGCCGCTCTACGTCGACAAGTCGATATTGAAGAGATTCGACGACGAGTACGGCGGCCACTGCAAGTACGTCGAGGAGATCAACGACAACAACGAGTTCTACGGCAAGGTCCGCCAACAGCTCGCGCAGGGCGTCCCGATCGGCCGCGACATCGTGACGCTGACCGACTACATGGCGTCGCGCTGGGTCCGCTTCGGCTACGTCACGCCGATAGACAAGGGCAACGTGCCGAACATGAGACGGCTCGTGCCGAACCTCAGATCGATCTCGTACGACCCCAAGCGCCAGTTCACGCTCCCGTGGCAGTCGGGCGCGATCGGCCTCGGCTACGACATCGAGCAGACCGGCGGCGAGATCAGCAGCGTCAGAGACCTCTTCGATCCGAGATGGAAGGGCCGCGTGACGATGTTCTCCGAGCCCTACGACAGCGCCGGCACGGTGCTGCTCGGCGAGGGGATCGACGCCTCCAGAGCGACGCTCGACCAGCAGCTCTCCGCGATCGAGAGAATCGGCAAGGCGAACGACGCCGGCCAGTTCCGCCGCTTCACCGGCAACGACTACACGACCGACCTGACGAAGGGCAACATCGCGATCGCACTCGCCTACTCGGGCGACCTCGTGCAGCTGCAGAGCGACAACCCGAACCTGCGCTTCGCCTACCCGGAGGAGGGCGCGATGCTCTTCACCGACAACATGATGCTGCCGGCGCACGTCGAGCACGCGTACGCGGCCGAGACGATGATGAACTACGTCTACGAGCCGGAGGTCGCGGCGATCATCTGCGCGTACGTCAACTACATCTCGCCGGTCGACGGGATCAAGCCGCTGCTGGAGAGAACGAACCCCGACATCGCGGCCAACGAGCTGATCTTCCCGCCTGAGGACGTGCGCAGAAAGCTGTACCCGTACCCGACCTTCTCGACCCAGCAGGAGCAGACGATGTACGAGGCGATGGCGAAGGTGACGGGCGCGTAG
- a CDS encoding ABC transporter ATP-binding protein: protein MVVNDESLAADAAGDAAGGEPDIRLEQVTKRFGDVLVIDTLDLQIERGAFYALLGPSGCGKTTTLRMIGGFELPTSGRVLLGGEEVTNSPPHKRDVNTVFQSYALFPHLTVERNVAFGLERKGVAKAEARRRVAEALETVQLPQLAKRKPAQLSGGQQQRVALARALVNRPRALLLDEPLGALDLRLRRQLQVELKRIQQEVGITFIHVTHDQEEAMSMADTIAVMNRGQIEQAGSATDLYERPQTAFVAKFLGISNLIEATVGAKAGELTTVTTHDGAVLHAPATRCAERDSTDVRVGVRPEKVRLHPAGEATPPGANVLRGSVVLSAFLGVSLQYVIKTAGGEELTVFCQNDDGVTPDAFGAGQEVQLSWDPRHTFVVARGDDDV, encoded by the coding sequence GTGGTGGTAAACGACGAGAGCCTCGCCGCAGACGCGGCGGGGGATGCGGCGGGCGGCGAGCCGGACATCCGGCTCGAACAGGTCACGAAGCGGTTCGGCGACGTGCTCGTCATCGACACGCTCGACCTCCAGATCGAGCGCGGCGCGTTCTACGCGCTGCTCGGGCCGTCCGGCTGCGGCAAGACGACGACGCTGCGGATGATCGGCGGCTTCGAGCTGCCGACCTCGGGCCGCGTCCTGCTCGGCGGCGAGGAGGTCACGAACAGCCCGCCGCACAAGCGCGACGTCAACACGGTCTTCCAGTCGTATGCGCTCTTCCCGCACCTGACGGTCGAGCGCAACGTCGCCTTCGGCCTGGAGCGCAAGGGCGTCGCCAAGGCTGAGGCGCGCCGGCGCGTCGCGGAGGCACTGGAGACGGTCCAGCTGCCGCAGCTCGCGAAGCGCAAGCCGGCGCAGCTGTCCGGCGGTCAGCAGCAGCGCGTCGCGCTCGCTCGCGCGCTCGTCAACCGCCCGCGCGCGCTGCTGCTCGACGAGCCGCTCGGCGCGCTCGACCTGCGCCTGCGCCGTCAGCTGCAGGTCGAGCTGAAGCGGATCCAGCAGGAGGTCGGCATCACGTTCATCCACGTGACGCACGACCAGGAGGAGGCGATGTCGATGGCCGACACGATCGCCGTCATGAACAGAGGGCAGATCGAGCAGGCCGGTTCCGCGACCGACCTCTACGAGCGCCCGCAGACGGCGTTCGTCGCGAAGTTCCTCGGCATCTCCAACCTGATCGAGGCGACCGTCGGCGCCAAGGCCGGCGAGCTGACGACCGTGACGACGCACGACGGCGCCGTTCTGCACGCGCCCGCCACCCGCTGCGCCGAGCGCGACAGCACCGACGTGCGCGTCGGAGTGCGGCCGGAGAAGGTGCGGCTGCACCCGGCCGGCGAGGCGACGCCGCCGGGCGCCAACGTGCTGCGCGGCAGCGTCGTGCTGAGCGCCTTCCTCGGCGTCTCGCTGCAGTACGTGATCAAGACGGCCGGCGGCGAGGAGCTGACGGTCTTCTGCCAGAACGACGACGGGGTCACACCCGACGCCTTCGGCGCCGGGCAGGAGGTGCAGCTCTCGTGGGACCCGCGCCACACGTTCGTCGTCGCGCGCGGTGACGACGATGTCTGA
- a CDS encoding thiolase family protein codes for MASFSTPGTEAWIVEAVRTPIGRLGGTLAAARPDDLAAHAVAAAVARAGVPGEVIEDVVLGCANQAGEDNRDVARMAALLAGLPESVGGTTVNRLCGSGLDAVAYAARALMCGDGDLFVAGGVESMSRAPWAVAKPAKGFATGPATMHDTSLGWRFVNPRMEALGHTDALGITAENLVAEQPATITREAQDRFALGSHERALAAQAAGRFDGELTPVTVHERRGERVVASDEGPRADTSLERLAQLRPAFLRDGGTVTAGNSSSLNDGAAALVLASSQAAREHGLRPLARIRALATAGVAPRTMGIGPVPATEKALRRAGIGLADVGLIELNEAFAAQALAVLHAWGLDADDARVNVNGGAIALGHPLGCSGARLLTTLVHELQRREDVRYGLATMCIGVGQGIAVVVERGD; via the coding sequence ATGGCTTCCTTCAGCACCCCCGGGACCGAGGCGTGGATCGTCGAGGCGGTCCGCACGCCGATCGGCCGGCTCGGCGGCACGCTCGCCGCCGCCCGGCCCGACGACCTCGCCGCGCACGCGGTCGCCGCCGCGGTCGCGCGTGCCGGCGTGCCGGGCGAGGTGATCGAGGACGTCGTGCTCGGCTGCGCCAACCAGGCCGGCGAGGACAACCGCGACGTGGCGCGGATGGCGGCGCTGCTCGCGGGACTCCCGGAGAGCGTCGGCGGGACGACCGTCAACCGCCTCTGCGGCTCCGGCCTCGACGCGGTCGCCTACGCGGCGCGGGCGCTGATGTGCGGCGACGGCGACCTCTTCGTCGCGGGCGGCGTCGAGTCGATGAGCCGCGCGCCGTGGGCGGTCGCCAAGCCGGCGAAGGGCTTCGCGACCGGCCCCGCGACGATGCACGACACGAGCCTCGGGTGGCGCTTCGTGAATCCGCGGATGGAGGCGCTCGGCCACACCGACGCGCTCGGGATCACGGCCGAGAACCTCGTCGCCGAGCAGCCCGCGACGATCACCCGCGAGGCGCAGGACCGCTTCGCGCTCGGCAGCCACGAGCGCGCGCTCGCGGCACAGGCGGCGGGTCGCTTCGACGGCGAGCTGACGCCGGTGACGGTGCACGAGCGCAGAGGCGAGCGGGTCGTCGCTTCCGACGAGGGGCCGCGTGCGGACACGTCGCTGGAGCGGCTCGCGCAGCTGCGGCCGGCGTTCCTGCGCGACGGCGGGACGGTCACCGCCGGCAACTCCAGCTCGCTCAACGACGGCGCCGCGGCGCTCGTGCTGGCGAGCTCGCAGGCGGCGCGCGAGCACGGCCTGCGGCCGCTCGCGCGAATCCGCGCGCTCGCGACCGCCGGCGTCGCGCCGCGGACGATGGGAATCGGGCCGGTGCCGGCGACGGAGAAGGCGCTGCGACGGGCCGGCATCGGTCTGGCGGACGTCGGCCTGATCGAGCTGAACGAGGCGTTCGCCGCGCAGGCGCTCGCCGTCCTGCACGCCTGGGGGCTCGACGCCGACGACGCGCGCGTCAACGTCAACGGCGGCGCGATCGCGCTCGGCCACCCGCTCGGCTGCTCCGGTGCGCGGCTGCTGACGACGCTCGTGCACGAGCTGCAGCGCCGCGAGGACGTCCGCTACGGCCTCGCGACGATGTGCATCGGCGTCGGCCAGGGGATCGCCGTCGTCGTCGAGCGGGGCGACTGA